Proteins from one Desulfonema limicola genomic window:
- a CDS encoding DUF4203 domain-containing protein, protein MNIPAFLAGVSLIFLGRKLFWLFVACMGFAVAYTHAEQFTGNQPEYIIMGIAIFFGVIGAVFAVFFQKIAVGVSGFAAGGFICLYLFQLAGFEPTQLIWLGSIAGGIAGALLMIFVFDWALILLSSISGASIIVQSINLDPALDLPVYIGLIIIGTAVQAKIMSIEPEK, encoded by the coding sequence ATGAATATACCCGCTTTCCTTGCTGGAGTTAGTCTGATTTTCCTGGGCAGAAAGCTTTTCTGGCTTTTTGTCGCATGTATGGGTTTTGCTGTTGCTTATACTCATGCAGAACAGTTTACAGGTAACCAGCCTGAATATATTATAATGGGGATTGCCATATTTTTCGGGGTTATAGGTGCTGTTTTTGCTGTATTTTTCCAGAAAATTGCTGTTGGTGTTTCAGGTTTTGCAGCAGGCGGTTTTATTTGTCTCTACCTTTTTCAGCTCGCTGGTTTTGAACCCACCCAGCTCATATGGCTTGGCAGTATTGCAGGGGGGATTGCCGGAGCTTTGCTCATGATTTTTGTTTTTGACTGGGCATTGATCCTGCTTTCATCAATCTCAGGCGCTTCAATTATTGTCCAGTCCATAAATCTTGATCCTGCCCTTGATCTTCCTGTATATATTGGTCTTATAATTATCGGAACTGCAGTCCAGGCAAAAATTATGTCTATTGAACCAGAAAAATAA
- a CDS encoding 30S ribosomal protein S1 has translation MEQFVENNETEQLDQNDLSDTAEAEPGDLDSGNTDDSMESLMDMYEESFKRFAEGEVVTGKIISVDKDYVLVDIGYKSEGQIRINEFRDEDGQIRAEVGDTVEVMVEWWDEDEEVVVLSKEKAAKIKVWDEIKKAYDEDGIVEGVILNRVKGGFSVDIGVQAFLPGSQADLRPIKNLDEMVGQTLTFKILKYNRKRSNIVLSRRMILEHEREAARTATLEAIEEGKVVTGVVKNITEYGVFVDLGGVDGLLHITDISWGRVKHPSELFSVGDDIKVKILSLDLEKERVSLGMKQLTEDPWTTASEKYPVDSRITGKVVSLTDYGAFIELEEGIEGLIHVSEMSWTRKIRHPSKVVSVGEEVDAIVLDIKPDNRRISLGMKQVAPNPWDVISEKYPVGTTIEGKIKNITDFGLFIGIDEGIDGLVHISDISWTKRVKHPGDIYKKGDLVQAVVLDIEKENERFSLGIKQMQPDPWQTVAERYEVGKEITGTVTNITDFGVFVELEEGIEGLVHVSEISKEKIKNPSEKFNIDDVLTAKVMNINSEERRIGLSIKRLEEDDQTILSDYINKMGPATSTFGEILRENLQEKLNEDDDE, from the coding sequence ATGGAACAATTTGTTGAAAACAATGAAACTGAACAATTAGATCAAAATGATTTATCTGATACAGCAGAAGCAGAACCCGGGGATTTGGATTCCGGGAATACTGACGACAGCATGGAAAGCTTGATGGATATGTACGAAGAAAGCTTTAAGCGTTTTGCTGAAGGTGAAGTTGTTACCGGTAAAATCATTTCAGTTGATAAAGATTATGTGCTTGTTGACATTGGTTATAAGTCAGAAGGCCAGATCCGGATTAATGAATTCAGGGATGAAGACGGCCAGATAAGAGCCGAGGTTGGTGATACTGTTGAAGTTATGGTGGAATGGTGGGATGAGGATGAAGAAGTCGTTGTCCTGTCAAAAGAGAAAGCTGCCAAGATCAAGGTATGGGATGAAATTAAAAAAGCCTATGATGAAGACGGAATTGTTGAAGGCGTAATTCTGAATCGTGTCAAAGGCGGTTTTTCAGTTGATATTGGTGTTCAGGCATTTTTGCCTGGATCCCAGGCAGATCTGCGGCCCATTAAAAATCTTGATGAAATGGTGGGGCAGACCCTTACCTTCAAGATTTTAAAATATAACCGCAAACGCAGCAATATCGTGCTTTCACGGCGCATGATTCTTGAACATGAACGCGAAGCTGCAAGAACAGCAACCTTAGAAGCAATTGAAGAAGGTAAAGTAGTTACCGGTGTTGTCAAAAATATTACCGAATACGGAGTATTTGTTGATCTTGGCGGTGTTGACGGCCTGCTTCATATTACTGATATTTCATGGGGCCGTGTCAAGCATCCGTCTGAGCTTTTTTCAGTCGGTGATGATATAAAAGTAAAAATTCTAAGCCTTGACCTGGAAAAAGAAAGGGTCTCGCTTGGAATGAAACAATTAACTGAAGATCCCTGGACTACTGCCTCGGAAAAATATCCAGTTGATTCCCGCATCACAGGAAAGGTTGTCAGCCTGACTGATTATGGTGCATTTATTGAACTTGAAGAAGGTATAGAAGGCCTTATTCATGTTTCTGAAATGTCATGGACGAGAAAGATACGTCATCCTTCCAAGGTTGTTTCAGTAGGTGAAGAAGTTGATGCCATTGTATTGGATATAAAACCTGACAACAGACGGATATCCCTTGGCATGAAACAGGTTGCTCCTAATCCATGGGATGTTATCAGTGAAAAATATCCTGTTGGTACAACTATTGAGGGCAAGATTAAAAATATTACTGATTTTGGTCTTTTTATTGGCATTGATGAAGGTATTGACGGCCTGGTGCATATATCAGATATTTCCTGGACAAAACGGGTGAAACATCCTGGAGATATTTATAAAAAAGGGGATCTTGTACAGGCAGTTGTACTGGATATTGAAAAAGAAAATGAAAGATTTTCTCTGGGCATTAAACAGATGCAGCCTGACCCCTGGCAGACAGTTGCTGAACGCTATGAGGTTGGCAAGGAAATCACAGGCACTGTTACAAATATTACTGATTTTGGTGTATTTGTGGAGCTGGAAGAAGGCATAGAAGGCCTTGTGCATGTATCTGAAATAAGCAAAGAAAAGATTAAAAATCCTTCTGAAAAATTTAATATTGATGATGTTCTTACAGCAAAAGTAATGAATATTAACAGTGAAGAAAGAAGGATAGGGCTTTCCATAAAACGTCTTGAGGAAGATGACCAGACCATTTTAAGTGATTATATAAATAAGATGGGACCTGCAACATCAACCTTTGGTGAGATTTTGAGGGAAAACCTCCAGGAAAAACTTAACGAAGATGATGATGAATAA
- a CDS encoding PDZ domain-containing protein, with amino-acid sequence MKSKFLIFAGLIFLICQQTTLVPANSASVIKVYEDKLSFQVQKEPLGNIINEIIDKFDVEIVGLETREDDLVTFSAEQEPVEDVIKRLLKHLDENNYAFEYSKTALRRVSVMPKAKGPNIAARPPLPAPAPGPVPGKNDRERAVKILNVNEGTQAEALDLQKNDLIIEYDGNRIQSSSQLVEAVKKKTPNESVEMVVLREGQSIRLILNGGLIGVNVVTVSISKSDLEN; translated from the coding sequence ATGAAATCAAAGTTTTTAATCTTTGCAGGTCTTATATTTTTAATCTGCCAGCAGACAACACTGGTACCGGCAAATTCTGCATCGGTTATTAAGGTGTATGAGGATAAACTGAGTTTTCAGGTTCAAAAAGAACCTTTAGGAAATATTATAAATGAGATCATAGATAAATTTGATGTGGAAATAGTCGGACTGGAAACAAGGGAAGATGATCTTGTAACCTTTTCAGCAGAACAGGAGCCAGTAGAAGATGTTATTAAACGGCTGTTAAAGCACCTGGATGAAAACAATTATGCTTTTGAATACAGTAAAACCGCCCTTAGAAGGGTTTCTGTTATGCCAAAAGCCAAAGGCCCCAATATTGCAGCCAGACCGCCTCTACCTGCTCCAGCACCGGGTCCTGTGCCTGGAAAAAACGACAGGGAAAGAGCAGTTAAAATACTAAATGTAAATGAAGGAACCCAGGCTGAAGCACTTGATTTGCAAAAAAATGATCTGATTATTGAATATGATGGAAACAGAATTCAAAGTTCAAGCCAGCTTGTTGAAGCAGTAAAAAAGAAAACACCTAATGAAAGCGTTGAAATGGTAGTATTAAGAGAAGGCCAGTCCATACGCCTTATCTTGAATGGAGGACTTATAGGTGTTAATGTTGTAACTGTCTCAATTTCCAAATCTGATTTAGAAAACTAA
- a CDS encoding L-threonylcarbamoyladenylate synthase, which translates to MLIDINPDNPQIRLIEKVADILKKGGVIAYPTDTYYGIGCDIMNKKAIQKIYQIKQRDKKKPFSFICSDLKNISDYAKVSNYAYKTMKRLLPGPYTFILEGSKLVPKIMLTNRKTAGIRVPDNKICLSLVNALENPVISTSATTPGGEIIYEPSFIYDRFKSLLDAVIDGGPVAGQPSSVISLYDDIPEIIRKGIGDISLFE; encoded by the coding sequence ATGCTTATAGATATTAATCCTGACAATCCTCAGATTCGTCTTATAGAAAAGGTTGCAGATATACTGAAAAAAGGAGGGGTTATAGCCTACCCCACTGACACTTATTATGGAATCGGATGTGATATTATGAACAAAAAGGCTATTCAAAAAATATATCAGATAAAACAAAGGGATAAAAAGAAACCATTTAGTTTTATATGTTCTGATTTAAAAAATATCAGTGATTATGCAAAGGTTTCAAATTATGCTTATAAAACCATGAAACGCCTTTTGCCGGGTCCCTACACCTTTATCCTTGAAGGCTCAAAGCTGGTTCCTAAAATAATGCTGACCAATAGAAAGACAGCAGGAATAAGGGTACCTGATAACAAGATATGTTTATCCCTGGTCAATGCCCTTGAAAATCCTGTTATCTCAACCAGTGCTACCACCCCTGGGGGAGAAATCATATACGAACCTTCCTTTATTTATGACAGATTTAAATCCCTTCTTGATGCTGTAATAGACGGAGGCCCGGTCGCAGGCCAGCCTTCCAGTGTTATTTCATTATATGATGATATTCCTGAAATTATTCGTAAAGGGATAGGGGATATAAGTTTGTTTGAATAA
- the guaB gene encoding IMP dehydrogenase: protein MKNFSIEEAFSFDDILLIPNYSDVLPKSADTKTRLTRNLELNIPVVSAAMDTVTESRVAISMARVGGLGFIHRNLDIESQAKEVDKVKKSESGMIIDPITIHPEQKLCDVLKVMEQYRISGLPVTEGDKLVGILTNRDLRFETNLEKKVSQVMTSENLVTVYEGITLEESKKMLHKHRIEKLLVVDKSGRLTGMITIKDIEKIRKYPNACKDSRGRLRVGAAVGVGTDMLERAEALLKAGADAILIDTSHGHSKNVIHAVKTLKSTFKDIELIAGNVGTAQGAQDLVDAGVDGVKIGIGPGSICTTRIVAGIGVPQASAIMNCKEVSEKTGVPLIADGGIKFSGDVTKAIGAGAHSVMIGGLFAGAKESPGEMVFFQGRSYKAYRGMGSLEAMKEGSKDRYYQGEEADIDKLVPEGIVGRVPYSGLLSEIVFQLVGGLKAGMGYVGACSIEDLRQKARFIKISAAGMRESHVHDVIITKEAPNYRLD from the coding sequence ATGAAAAACTTTTCCATTGAAGAAGCCTTTTCTTTTGATGATATTTTATTGATTCCAAATTATTCTGATGTATTGCCTAAAAGTGCTGATACTAAAACAAGACTAACAAGAAACCTGGAACTTAATATTCCTGTTGTAAGTGCTGCCATGGATACTGTTACAGAATCCAGGGTTGCTATAAGCATGGCAAGGGTCGGGGGGCTTGGTTTTATTCATCGCAATCTGGATATTGAAAGTCAGGCAAAAGAGGTTGACAAGGTTAAGAAATCGGAAAGCGGGATGATTATTGATCCTATTACAATTCATCCTGAACAAAAACTCTGTGATGTTCTTAAAGTAATGGAACAATACCGCATATCCGGCCTTCCTGTAACTGAAGGTGATAAACTTGTGGGTATTTTAACCAACAGGGATCTCAGATTTGAAACTAATCTGGAAAAAAAGGTTTCTCAGGTAATGACAAGTGAAAACCTGGTAACAGTTTATGAAGGTATTACACTTGAAGAATCAAAGAAAATGCTTCACAAACACAGGATTGAAAAACTGCTGGTAGTGGATAAATCCGGCAGGCTGACTGGAATGATTACCATAAAAGATATTGAAAAAATCAGGAAATATCCTAACGCATGTAAAGACAGCAGGGGAAGGCTTCGTGTAGGAGCGGCAGTAGGCGTTGGCACTGATATGCTGGAACGGGCTGAAGCCCTGCTCAAGGCAGGTGCTGATGCTATTTTGATTGATACATCCCACGGCCATTCTAAAAATGTTATTCATGCAGTAAAAACATTAAAATCAACTTTTAAAGATATTGAATTGATTGCCGGAAATGTTGGAACTGCCCAGGGTGCCCAGGATCTTGTTGATGCAGGTGTTGATGGTGTTAAAATAGGAATCGGGCCTGGTTCCATATGCACTACCCGCATTGTTGCAGGAATAGGTGTACCCCAGGCAAGTGCTATCATGAATTGCAAAGAGGTTTCTGAAAAAACCGGGGTACCCCTTATTGCTGACGGAGGTATCAAGTTCTCAGGTGATGTTACCAAAGCTATTGGAGCAGGTGCCCATTCTGTTATGATAGGCGGGCTTTTTGCCGGTGCAAAAGAAAGCCCGGGGGAAATGGTTTTTTTCCAGGGCCGCAGTTATAAGGCATACCGGGGCATGGGATCTTTGGAAGCAATGAAAGAAGGCAGTAAAGACCGTTATTATCAGGGCGAGGAGGCAGATATTGACAAGCTGGTTCCTGAAGGAATTGTAGGCCGTGTTCCTTATTCAGGACTTCTTTCAGAGATTGTTTTCCAGCTCGTAGGCGGATTAAAAGCTGGTATGGGATATGTGGGAGCCTGTTCAATTGAAGATTTAAGGCAAAAAGCAAGGTTTATAAAAATCAGTGCAGCAGGGATGCGGGAAAGTCATGTACACGATGTTATTATTACTAAAGAAGCTCCTAATTATCGGCTGGACTAA